One window of Paludibacter propionicigenes WB4 genomic DNA carries:
- a CDS encoding DNA topoisomerase IV subunit B yields MEEFVNESQLVDYGDSNIITLEGLEHVRRRPGMYIGKLGDGSHVDDGIYVLLKEVLDNCIDEYRMGAGKAIDVRVQDGHVEVRDFGRGIPLGKMVEAVSIMNTGGKYDSKAFKKSVGLNGVGTKAVNALSSTFVVQSFRDGQSRKAEFQKGKLVSDSDIFADNTERGTLIYFVPDNTLFENYLYKEDYIETMLRNYAYLNTGLTINFNGKKILSKNGLTDLLNENITAQPLYPIIHLKGEDIEIAFTHSDQYGEEYYSFVNGQHTTQGGTHQSAFREAVARTIKEFYSKNMEVGDIRNGIIAAVAISVEEPIFESQTKTKLGSRDMAKDGVSVNKFISDFLKKELDNYLHRNSETANILLQKIQDSEKERKAIAGVTKLARERAKKVNLHNKKLRDCRVHFNDSLTKDDAKNAAIHNSCIFITEGDSASGSITKSRDVNTQAVFSLRGKPLNSYGLTKKIVYENEEFNLLQAALNIEEGVENLRYNKVIVATDADVDGMHIRLLLITFFLQFFPDLIKKGHVYILQTPLFRVRNKKETFYCYSEEERLASMAKVGSNPEITRFKGLGEISPDEFKHFIGKDMRLDQVTLKKEDAVQDLLSFYMGKNTSERQNFIIDNLVVEEDV; encoded by the coding sequence ATGGAAGAATTTGTAAACGAGTCGCAATTGGTAGATTACGGTGATAGTAACATTATCACCCTCGAAGGTCTTGAACACGTTCGTCGGCGTCCGGGAATGTATATCGGTAAGCTGGGCGATGGTTCTCATGTTGATGATGGAATTTATGTATTGCTCAAAGAAGTGCTCGATAACTGTATAGATGAGTATAGAATGGGTGCCGGCAAAGCCATTGATGTGCGCGTGCAGGATGGACATGTTGAGGTACGCGACTTTGGTCGAGGTATTCCGTTGGGAAAAATGGTGGAAGCGGTTTCTATCATGAACACGGGCGGTAAGTACGATTCCAAAGCATTTAAAAAATCGGTGGGATTAAACGGGGTTGGTACCAAGGCCGTGAATGCACTATCTTCCACTTTTGTGGTTCAGAGTTTCAGGGATGGTCAGAGCCGCAAAGCCGAATTCCAAAAAGGCAAGCTGGTTTCCGATTCCGATATTTTTGCCGATAACACCGAGCGAGGAACGCTTATTTATTTCGTGCCCGATAATACGTTGTTCGAGAATTACCTTTACAAAGAAGATTATATCGAAACCATGCTGCGCAATTATGCGTACCTGAATACAGGGCTAACCATCAATTTCAACGGAAAGAAAATCCTTTCGAAAAACGGATTGACGGATTTGCTCAACGAAAACATCACCGCTCAGCCGCTCTATCCGATTATTCACCTCAAAGGCGAAGACATAGAAATAGCATTTACCCACAGCGACCAATACGGAGAAGAATACTACTCATTTGTAAACGGTCAGCACACCACGCAGGGAGGTACGCATCAAAGCGCATTTCGTGAAGCGGTGGCTCGTACCATCAAAGAGTTTTATTCCAAAAATATGGAAGTGGGCGATATCCGCAACGGTATAATTGCTGCGGTGGCCATCAGCGTGGAAGAGCCGATTTTTGAATCGCAGACCAAAACCAAACTTGGATCGCGCGACATGGCTAAAGATGGAGTTTCGGTAAATAAATTTATTTCCGACTTTCTGAAAAAGGAACTGGACAATTACCTGCACCGTAATAGCGAAACGGCTAATATTCTGCTTCAAAAAATACAGGACTCGGAGAAAGAGCGCAAAGCGATTGCCGGTGTTACCAAGTTGGCACGCGAACGGGCTAAGAAAGTAAACCTGCACAATAAAAAGCTTCGCGATTGCAGAGTGCATTTCAACGACTCACTTACCAAGGATGATGCTAAAAATGCAGCTATCCACAACTCATGCATCTTTATCACCGAGGGCGATTCGGCAAGTGGTTCCATCACCAAAAGTCGTGATGTAAATACACAGGCAGTATTCAGCCTGCGTGGAAAACCGCTTAACAGCTACGGCCTCACCAAAAAAATTGTGTATGAAAACGAAGAGTTTAACCTGCTGCAAGCGGCGCTAAACATAGAGGAAGGTGTTGAAAACCTGCGTTACAACAAAGTTATTGTTGCCACCGATGCCGATGTGGACGGAATGCACATCCGGTTGTTACTTATTACTTTCTTTCTTCAGTTTTTCCCCGATTTAATCAAAAAAGGACATGTGTACATTCTGCAAACCCCGCTTTTCAGAGTGCGTAATAAGAAAGAAACGTTCTATTGTTATTCTGAAGAAGAGCGATTGGCCTCCATGGCTAAAGTGGGTTCAAATCCCGAAATAACCCGATTCAAAGGACTGGGTGAAATTTCGCCGGATGAGTTTAAACACTTTATAGGCAAGGATATGCGACTGGATCAGGTGACGCTCAAAAAAGAAGATGCCGTGCAGGATTTGCTTTCGTTTTACATGGGCAAAAACACTTCGGAACGCCAGAATTTTATTATCGATAATCTGGTGGTAGAAGAAGACGTTTAA
- a CDS encoding murein hydrolase activator EnvC family protein — protein sequence MHFTLNNRLKVIVLFLMTAVFTLSAQSVKDLEKQRKATLQKLEATSKMLNETNQSKKTSLNKLNIISKNINERKTLIKNISSEISMMDVQIKKLNDEKQKLESKLEKLKSDYVKLVQEAHINRSLYARIMFVLSSSSFDQSYRRLRYLQQYSDYRKQQVGEIEQVKTEIVHKNDSINNHKVTKVEVVKQKEVETKNLSKDEQKEKVLLTDLQKKEKKLREDQKVQQKKAAELNNQIERLIAEQIRKAEAKRAAAEKKRLAEAKRRAAEEPRYKAKSNTKSSSKSTSEERPTASTTPSSSASVSALTKEESLISGNFERNIGRLPWPTSNGFIRGHYGIQPHPVLKFVTTNNKGIYIQTPAGSNARAVFEGVVTQRFSIPGSNNGVIIQHGNYRTVYANLTQIFVREGDHVSSKQAIGKIYTDDDENKTELYFQIYNGRNVQNPEHWIAR from the coding sequence ATGCACTTCACATTAAATAATCGATTAAAAGTCATTGTTTTATTTCTAATGACTGCAGTTTTCACTTTGTCGGCTCAGTCGGTCAAGGATCTGGAAAAGCAACGAAAAGCAACGCTTCAAAAGCTGGAGGCAACCAGCAAAATGCTGAATGAAACAAACCAGTCCAAGAAGACGTCGTTGAATAAGTTGAATATTATTTCCAAGAATATCAACGAACGTAAAACGCTGATTAAAAATATAAGCTCTGAAATCAGCATGATGGACGTGCAAATAAAGAAACTGAATGATGAAAAACAAAAGTTGGAAAGCAAGCTGGAAAAACTTAAGTCCGATTATGTAAAGCTCGTTCAGGAAGCGCATATCAACCGTAGTCTGTATGCCAGAATTATGTTTGTCTTGTCGTCCAGCTCTTTTGATCAGTCGTACCGTCGCCTGCGCTATTTACAGCAATACAGCGATTATCGTAAGCAGCAGGTTGGTGAGATAGAACAGGTTAAAACAGAGATTGTACATAAAAACGACAGCATTAATAATCACAAGGTCACTAAAGTTGAGGTTGTAAAACAAAAAGAAGTTGAAACCAAAAACCTGTCGAAAGATGAACAAAAGGAAAAAGTATTGCTGACCGACTTGCAAAAAAAGGAAAAGAAACTGCGTGAAGATCAAAAAGTACAACAGAAAAAAGCAGCTGAACTAAACAATCAGATAGAACGATTGATAGCCGAACAAATCCGGAAAGCTGAAGCTAAACGAGCGGCAGCAGAGAAAAAGAGACTGGCCGAAGCTAAACGACGTGCAGCCGAAGAGCCCCGATACAAAGCCAAAAGTAATACCAAATCGAGTTCGAAAAGTACATCGGAAGAAAGACCTACGGCCTCGACCACGCCTTCTTCATCTGCTTCAGTATCCGCTTTAACCAAGGAAGAATCATTGATTTCGGGAAATTTTGAGCGTAATATAGGAAGGCTGCCCTGGCCTACTTCCAATGGATTTATACGCGGGCACTATGGAATACAGCCTCATCCGGTATTGAAATTTGTGACCACCAACAACAAGGGAATCTACATTCAGACTCCGGCCGGAAGCAATGCCCGGGCTGTGTTTGAAGGAGTGGTTACACAGCGTTTTTCAATTCCCGGAAGCAACAACGGTGTGATTATTCAGCATGGAAATTATCGTACGGTATATGCCAACCTGACTCAGATTTTTGTGCGCGAGGGCGATCATGTATCTTCCAAGCAGGCAATAGGTAAGATTTATACCGATGACGATGAAAATAAAACCGAGCTTTATTTCCAGATTTATAACGGCAGGAATGTTCAGAATCCTGAACACTGGATTGCACGGTAA
- a CDS encoding metallophosphoesterase, which translates to MKIGFIIVALLIFFSINSFVIVRGWHSLPPASVLRPLFLVSMIAMFLALLGSMIFGNVMPLPLAKVVSFIGFSYMIIFVYMSVAFLVVDVVRVANYFIHFAPPGMAAFRLWSMVATVSVIAIAMVVGNYKFNHPAVVTLNISADKPKQNRELTIVAASDIHLGISIDKKRLQRYVKLINDQHPDIVLLAGDVSDRSMIPVMKQHMDEELRAIKAPLGVYAINGNHEHYAETPTATADYLKEAGVVVLRDSVCLVDNSFYVVGREDRSNDKRKSLKELVAGLDSSKPRILLDHQPYHLEEAEQNAIDLQISGHTHNGQFFPGNIIVKNMYELGYGYLKKGKTHYYVSSGLGLWGPQYRIGTQSELVVIKLKI; encoded by the coding sequence ATGAAAATAGGCTTTATAATCGTCGCATTACTAATATTTTTTTCCATAAACTCTTTTGTTATAGTACGCGGATGGCACAGCTTGCCACCCGCTTCTGTGTTACGCCCATTGTTTTTGGTTTCAATGATTGCCATGTTTTTGGCTTTGCTCGGATCAATGATTTTTGGAAACGTAATGCCGCTCCCTCTGGCTAAGGTGGTAAGCTTTATCGGGTTTTCGTACATGATTATTTTCGTGTATATGTCTGTTGCATTTCTTGTGGTTGATGTGGTGCGCGTAGCTAATTATTTTATACATTTTGCTCCTCCCGGAATGGCTGCTTTCCGCCTCTGGTCGATGGTTGCTACAGTTTCTGTTATTGCCATAGCCATGGTGGTAGGAAACTATAAATTCAATCATCCGGCCGTGGTAACGCTCAACATCAGCGCCGATAAACCGAAACAAAACAGGGAACTCACCATTGTGGCTGCAAGTGATATTCACCTGGGGATATCGATAGACAAAAAGCGCCTTCAACGCTATGTGAAACTCATCAATGACCAGCATCCGGACATTGTGCTGCTGGCAGGCGATGTGTCCGACCGTTCCATGATTCCGGTTATGAAACAACACATGGACGAAGAATTAAGAGCCATAAAAGCACCTCTTGGCGTGTATGCCATTAACGGCAATCATGAGCATTATGCCGAAACACCTACGGCTACGGCCGACTATCTGAAAGAAGCGGGTGTAGTGGTTTTGCGCGATTCGGTTTGTCTTGTCGACAATAGTTTTTATGTGGTTGGGCGTGAGGACAGAAGCAACGATAAACGAAAATCACTCAAGGAGCTGGTTGCCGGACTGGATAGCAGCAAACCGCGCATTCTGCTGGATCATCAACCTTATCATCTGGAAGAAGCGGAGCAAAATGCTATCGACCTGCAAATTTCGGGACATACACATAATGGACAGTTTTTTCCGGGGAATATCATTGTGAAAAACATGTATGAGCTCGGCTACGGATATCTGAAAAAAGGTAAAACCCATTATTATGTTTCATCCGGACTGGGGCTGTGGGGACCGCAATACCGCATAGGGACTCAATCGGAATTGGTGGTGATAAAGCTGAAGATTTGA
- a CDS encoding tetratricopeptide repeat protein has protein sequence MHKKYYLFLFVLFTFLSCSTPKKLVEASVANKIQLPESARRQFDYYFYEGLKQKDNQQYDQAIETFRLCLAIDSLDAGAQSELGLMYSAMGFDGPALQCLEKAVRIDPSNWWYNAQLISMYSDAKNWKRAIELTNNLQKLYPDKDDVYSMLATFYKQTREYDKAIAAYDHLESLVGINETTTFEKFQLYILSNKPQKGVAEIDKLVNKFPTESRYKVLRGDIFMQQKMPEKAYEIYQNVLKDDPQNAYVYVSLSEYYKSTNQPDKAIESIVNALKTEQLDVDTKVDILGQYVERLVQDSTKFVETESLFKLLIDRYPLEEKVHGYYATFLLYQKRNTEAIAEFETMLNINPKNEQTWMKLIQVNTMDKKFSQVLTVTKRAMESLPKLAIWYFYKGIAQFQLEDYKGALDTYKAGLPLITKDQTALQSDFYAQIADIYYKQQMKDSAFAAYDKALAINPVNVMVMNNYAYYLSLEKTDLKKAERMSAKTIEVEPKNSTYLDTYAWILYQEANYFLAKFHIERAIDNLPKDEDPGIILEHYGDILWMSGAENEAKALEVWQKSYDSGNKTEELKQKITNKGWKR, from the coding sequence ATGCACAAAAAATATTATCTGTTTCTTTTCGTTTTATTTACGTTCCTGTCTTGTTCTACCCCTAAGAAGCTGGTAGAAGCAAGCGTGGCGAATAAAATTCAACTGCCGGAATCAGCCCGGCGCCAGTTTGATTATTATTTCTACGAAGGACTTAAGCAAAAAGATAATCAGCAATACGATCAGGCAATAGAAACATTTAGACTGTGTCTGGCTATCGATTCGTTGGATGCCGGTGCACAATCCGAACTTGGATTAATGTACTCGGCAATGGGCTTTGACGGTCCTGCCCTACAATGCTTGGAAAAAGCGGTACGGATAGACCCATCGAACTGGTGGTACAACGCCCAGCTTATTTCAATGTACTCGGATGCGAAAAACTGGAAACGAGCCATTGAGCTTACCAACAACCTGCAAAAATTATATCCTGATAAAGATGACGTGTATTCGATGCTGGCGACTTTTTATAAGCAAACGCGTGAATACGACAAAGCCATTGCCGCTTACGATCATTTGGAGAGTTTGGTGGGGATAAACGAAACCACGACTTTTGAGAAATTTCAGTTGTATATCTTATCCAATAAGCCTCAGAAAGGGGTGGCCGAAATAGACAAACTGGTGAATAAATTTCCTACGGAGTCGCGCTACAAGGTGCTTCGGGGAGACATATTTATGCAGCAGAAAATGCCCGAAAAAGCATACGAAATTTATCAGAACGTGCTCAAAGACGATCCGCAAAACGCGTATGTTTATGTTTCTTTGTCGGAATATTACAAGTCGACCAATCAGCCGGACAAAGCCATTGAATCAATAGTAAATGCTTTAAAAACAGAGCAGCTTGATGTGGATACCAAGGTTGATATTTTGGGGCAATATGTTGAACGACTGGTGCAGGATTCTACAAAATTTGTTGAAACCGAGAGCTTGTTTAAATTGCTGATAGACCGCTATCCGCTGGAGGAGAAAGTACACGGATACTATGCCACCTTTCTTCTCTATCAGAAACGAAATACCGAAGCTATTGCGGAGTTTGAAACTATGCTGAATATCAACCCGAAGAACGAGCAGACGTGGATGAAACTTATTCAGGTAAACACCATGGATAAAAAATTCAGTCAGGTACTGACGGTAACCAAAAGAGCCATGGAGAGTTTACCGAAACTTGCCATTTGGTATTTTTACAAAGGAATAGCCCAATTTCAACTGGAAGATTATAAAGGAGCTTTGGATACATACAAAGCCGGATTGCCTTTAATTACGAAGGATCAGACAGCTTTACAAAGTGACTTTTATGCGCAAATAGCTGATATTTATTACAAACAGCAGATGAAAGATTCGGCTTTCGCGGCTTATGATAAGGCGTTGGCCATTAATCCGGTGAATGTGATGGTGATGAATAATTATGCGTATTATTTGTCGCTGGAAAAAACAGATTTGAAAAAGGCTGAAAGAATGAGTGCTAAAACGATAGAAGTAGAGCCTAAAAACAGCACATACCTGGATACTTACGCCTGGATTTTGTATCAGGAAGCGAATTACTTTCTGGCCAAGTTTCACATAGAACGTGCCATCGATAATCTGCCCAAAGATGAAGATCCGGGTATAATACTGGAACATTACGGTGATATTCTTTGGATGTCCGGTGCCGAAAATGAGGCTAAAGCATTGGAAGTGTGGCAAAAATCATATGACTCAGGCAATAAAACAGAAGAACTGAAACAAAAAATAACGAACAAAGGCTGGAAAAGATAG
- a CDS encoding NADH:flavin oxidoreductase/NADH oxidase gives MSRINEPLSIKSVTIKNRIGLSPMCQYSATDGLVNDWHIVHYGTRAVGGVGLLMLEATAVAPEGRITPFDLGLWDDNQIAGLERITRFAHEHGATTAIQIAHAGRKASHDSPANGGKQLSIAEGGWQTVAPSAIPFDSAEIPPHELNETEIEHIVQQFTATARRAKQAGFDVLEIHAAHGYLVHQFLSPLSNKRTDEYGGSFENRIRLLLKIVAAVKTDWPQELPLFVRLSATDWTEGGWNLEETVKLSEILHRQGVDLIDCSSGGNISNAKIPLSPGYQVHFSEEIKKTGVLTAAVGLITTVEQMNSILVEGKADMIFLGRELLRNPYFPIVSTLRTDGESEWPIQYLRGK, from the coding sequence ATGTCAAGAATAAACGAACCGCTCAGCATCAAATCAGTAACAATAAAAAACAGAATAGGCCTGTCGCCAATGTGTCAATACTCCGCAACCGATGGCTTGGTAAACGATTGGCACATTGTTCACTATGGAACTCGTGCAGTGGGTGGTGTGGGTTTACTGATGCTCGAAGCAACGGCAGTGGCACCCGAAGGAAGGATAACACCTTTCGACCTGGGTCTGTGGGATGACAACCAAATTGCAGGATTGGAAAGAATTACCCGATTTGCGCATGAGCATGGCGCAACCACCGCCATTCAGATAGCCCATGCCGGCCGAAAAGCGTCGCATGACTCGCCGGCAAACGGAGGGAAGCAATTATCCATAGCCGAAGGCGGTTGGCAAACTGTGGCTCCCTCTGCCATTCCTTTTGATTCAGCCGAAATACCACCGCATGAGCTGAATGAAACCGAAATTGAGCATATTGTTCAGCAGTTTACAGCCACTGCACGACGGGCAAAACAAGCCGGGTTCGATGTGTTGGAAATTCATGCCGCCCATGGCTATCTGGTACATCAGTTCTTATCTCCCCTGAGCAATAAACGCACCGACGAATATGGCGGCAGTTTCGAAAACCGCATAAGATTATTGCTGAAAATAGTGGCGGCTGTAAAGACTGACTGGCCTCAGGAACTTCCTCTTTTTGTCCGCTTATCGGCTACCGACTGGACCGAAGGTGGCTGGAACCTCGAAGAAACGGTGAAACTGAGCGAAATACTACACCGACAGGGGGTAGATCTGATTGATTGTTCGTCGGGAGGAAATATATCCAACGCAAAAATTCCATTATCTCCCGGCTACCAGGTTCATTTCTCCGAAGAAATCAAAAAAACGGGTGTACTCACTGCAGCCGTCGGGCTGATAACCACCGTCGAACAAATGAACTCCATACTGGTCGAGGGAAAAGCCGACATGATATTTCTTGGACGTGAATTATTGAGAAATCCTTATTTCCCAATAGTTTCAACACTAAGAACCGACGGAGAAAGTGAGTGGCCGATTCAATACCTGAGAGGGAAATAA
- the dut gene encoding dUTP diphosphatase, with amino-acid sequence MKINILNKSKHPLPEYATPLSAGMDLRANIDEPIVLKSLERKLIPTGLFIELPAGYEAQIRPRSGLAIKKGITVLNSPGTIDADYRGEICIILINLSTEDFVINDGERICQMVIAAHEQAAWAEVSELGETDRGAGGFGHTGKH; translated from the coding sequence ATGAAAATAAACATCTTAAACAAATCGAAGCATCCACTACCTGAGTATGCTACACCTTTATCGGCCGGCATGGATTTGCGTGCTAACATTGATGAACCGATCGTATTAAAATCATTGGAACGAAAATTGATACCCACCGGTTTATTTATAGAGCTGCCAGCGGGATACGAAGCACAAATTCGACCAAGAAGTGGTTTAGCTATAAAAAAAGGGATTACGGTTTTGAATTCGCCGGGAACGATAGATGCCGATTACCGTGGGGAGATTTGTATTATTCTGATAAATCTTTCGACTGAAGATTTTGTGATAAACGACGGCGAAAGAATTTGCCAAATGGTGATAGCTGCCCACGAACAAGCTGCATGGGCAGAGGTGTCCGAGCTTGGCGAAACCGATCGGGGTGCAGGCGGATTCGGGCACACAGGTAAACACTAA
- a CDS encoding nucleoside deaminase yields the protein MPISYYSEDNSKETNPDEYFMRQALMEAQRAGERDEVPIGAVIVCQGRIIARGHNLTETLTDVTAHAEMQAITAAAQFLGGKYLIDCSLYVTVEPCVMCAGALGWSQISRVVYGASDEKRGFVRFAPNALHPKTEIVSGILEADCSKLVKKFFKRKRN from the coding sequence ATGCCCATATCTTATTACTCCGAAGACAACAGCAAGGAGACAAATCCTGATGAGTATTTTATGAGGCAAGCCCTTATGGAAGCTCAGCGTGCTGGTGAGCGCGACGAAGTGCCCATTGGTGCAGTGATAGTTTGTCAGGGCAGAATCATTGCCCGCGGTCACAATCTGACAGAAACACTGACCGACGTAACTGCCCATGCCGAAATGCAGGCTATCACCGCTGCAGCTCAGTTTTTAGGAGGAAAATACCTGATAGATTGTAGCCTTTATGTTACGGTAGAGCCCTGTGTAATGTGTGCCGGAGCACTGGGTTGGTCGCAGATAAGCCGTGTGGTGTACGGAGCGTCTGACGAAAAAAGAGGTTTTGTCCGTTTTGCACCCAACGCACTCCATCCCAAAACTGAAATTGTTTCTGGCATTTTAGAAGCAGACTGTAGTAAGCTCGTGAAAAAGTTCTTCAAAAGGAAAAGAAACTAA
- a CDS encoding DUF4292 domain-containing protein, which yields MKQKTTIMLVLCVLMFSACKTTRTVSKSSTVPGTPVITNAVVGVIDQVNKNQPRFQTANISKMTFAFEMGERKVNVSASCKIKKDTAIYISVQPLLGIEMFKAELTTDSMRVFDKMNHRYYVVDYGYFYSRFGVNVNFYSLQSLLTAQLFCIGKQGVIADSCKLVPAGDGKNTIEYENSNMMQSSLLSPLYVIQQVLLKAKNSNYQLETNYADYTLVNGISFPQTIKLLATNDRNRVACEFSILRVEFNKEIKLSPTNPDRFTRGDIDQLLKK from the coding sequence ATGAAACAAAAAACAACAATAATGCTGGTACTTTGCGTGCTGATGTTTTCAGCCTGTAAGACAACACGTACTGTATCCAAGTCTTCAACAGTCCCCGGAACTCCTGTAATTACTAACGCAGTAGTTGGTGTAATTGATCAGGTAAATAAAAACCAGCCCCGGTTTCAGACAGCCAATATCAGCAAAATGACATTTGCTTTTGAAATGGGCGAACGCAAGGTAAACGTTAGTGCTTCCTGCAAAATAAAGAAAGATACAGCTATTTATATTTCTGTTCAACCCCTGCTGGGTATCGAGATGTTCAAAGCCGAACTGACCACCGACAGTATGCGCGTTTTCGATAAAATGAATCATCGGTATTATGTGGTGGATTATGGTTATTTTTATAGCCGCTTTGGGGTGAATGTAAATTTCTATAGTTTGCAGTCATTGCTTACCGCACAGCTCTTTTGCATAGGTAAACAAGGAGTCATAGCCGACAGTTGTAAACTGGTGCCTGCGGGTGATGGAAAGAACACAATTGAGTATGAGAATAGCAATATGATGCAAAGCTCCCTGTTATCGCCGCTGTATGTGATACAACAAGTTTTGCTGAAAGCTAAAAACAGCAATTATCAGCTGGAGACCAACTATGCCGATTACACACTGGTGAATGGTATTAGTTTTCCACAGACAATAAAGCTGCTTGCTACCAACGACAGAAACAGGGTAGCCTGCGAGTTTTCAATATTGCGGGTAGAGTTTAATAAAGAAATAAAACTGTCGCCCACCAATCCGGATAGATTTACCCGGGGTGACATAGACCAATTGCTGAAAAAATAA